A section of the Ammospiza caudacuta isolate bAmmCau1 chromosome 28, bAmmCau1.pri, whole genome shotgun sequence genome encodes:
- the TBXA2R gene encoding thromboxane A2 receptor, which yields MEPPNSSTAGQAASCFGVFNASDGRASAQNSIASPWFSTAFGLIGLCSNLFALCVLVSSSRKLSSQARSSFLIFLCGLVVTDFMGLLVTASVIIPYHFTKFSWAEVDPGCHLCNFLGFSMVFFGQCPLLLGATMAGERFAGINRPFSRSTSLSKRRAWAIVGLVWGFSCLLGLLPLFGLGRYTLQFPGSWCFLTLLPNTGDVIFCLLFALLGILSVLLSFILNTVSVVTLCRIYHDRESVQRRRDSEVEMMVQLVGIMIIATICWMPLLIFIVQMVLQQLPGQAQALPTDTQEMLLIYIRMVTWNQILDPWVYILFRRAVLQRVYPRLPPRASLASLSPSLPRKLTAGSVLQ from the exons ATGGAGCCCCCCAACAGCAGCACGGCCGGGCAGGCAGCCTCGTGCTTCGGGGTGTTCAATGCCAGCGATGGCCGTGCCAGCGCACAGAACAGCATCGCCTCGCCCTGGTTCTCCACGGCCTTCGGCCTCATCGGCCTCTGCTCCAACCTCTTTGCCCTCTGTGTCCTGGTCAGCTCCTCCCGCAAGCTCTCCAGCCAGGCCCGCTCCtccttcctcatcttcctctgCGGGCTGGTGGTCACAGACTTCATGGGGCTGCTGGTGACAGCCTCGGTCATCATCCCCTACCACTTCACCAAGTTCTCCTGGGCCGAGGTCGACCCTGGCTGCCACCTATGCAACTTCCTCGGCTTCTCCATGGTCTTCTTTGGGCAgtgcccgctgctgctgggggccACCATGGCCGGGGAGCGCTTCGCGGGCATCAACCGCCCCTTCTCCCGCTCCACCAGCCTCTCCAAGCGCCGCGCCTGGGCCATCGTGGGGCTGGTGTGGGGCTTCTCCTGCTTGCTGGGACTGCTGCCGCTCTTCGGGCTGGGGCGCTACACGCTGCAGTTCCCCGGCTCCTGGTGCTTCCTCACCCTCCTGCCCAACACTGGCGACGTCATCTTCTGCCTGCTCTTTGCACTGCTGGGcatcctctctgtgctgctctccttcATCCTGAACACCGTCAGCGTGGTCACGCTCTGCCGCATCTACCACGACCGCGAGTCGGTGCAGCGGCGCCGGGACAGCGAGGTGGAGATGATGGTGCAGCTCGTGGGCATCATGATCATCGCCACCATCTGCTGGATGCCCCTCCTG ATCTTCATTGTGCAGAtggtcctgcagcagctgcctggccaGGCCCAGGCGCTGCCCACGGACAcgcaggagatgctgctgatCTACATCCGCATGGTCACCTGGAACCAGATCCTGGACCCCTGGGTGTACATCCTGTTCCGCCGGGCCGTGCTGCAGCGCGTGTACCCCCGGCTGCCGCCCCGGGCCTCGCTggcctccctcagcccctccctgccccgcaAGCTCACCGCCGGCTCCGTGCTGCAGTAG